A region from the uncultured Macellibacteroides sp. genome encodes:
- a CDS encoding oligosaccharide flippase family protein has protein sequence MAINQLKAGAALNYVVIILNTLVGLLYTPYMLRMMGQSEYGLYSLVASVIGYLTILDLGFGNAIVRYSAKYRAEGKTEEQYKMFGMFLILYFVIGVIAFCAGLSLYFNVDNMFGDTMTTVELDHARIMMLILIFNLAFTFPMSIFGSIISAYERFIFPKIINIIRICLNTVIMIVLLNMGYKAIAMVSLMTIFNVLTLVINYIYCKKILHIKIKYSKFQWGFLAEVSVYSLWIFLNAIMDKVYWSTGQFVLGAVAGTVAVSVFAVAIQLQSMYLQFSTAISSVFLPKVTSMVTLNANDEELSELFIRTGRIQNLIMSFILFGFIVFGQQFLNLWAGEGYSDAYYMTLAFFISLYIPLIQNMGITILQARNQMKFRSLLYIVIAFLALIFEVIFAKLWGGIGCAIAVSVALLIGQGLIMNIYYQRVQRLNIIKFWKEIIKIDFIPFIITAVSFYITRCVITIDGWRMLALGVIVYGVLYISFLIPFGMNSYEKNLLLKPVIKKLKNDRD, from the coding sequence ATGGCAATAAACCAATTAAAAGCAGGTGCAGCTCTAAACTATGTGGTGATTATACTTAACACATTAGTTGGTCTGCTCTATACACCATACATGCTTCGTATGATGGGGCAAAGCGAATATGGTCTTTATTCGCTTGTAGCATCCGTAATAGGTTATCTTACAATTCTTGATTTGGGCTTCGGTAATGCTATAGTTCGCTATTCTGCCAAATATAGAGCAGAGGGAAAAACGGAAGAGCAATACAAGATGTTCGGAATGTTTCTTATACTGTATTTTGTAATAGGCGTGATTGCGTTCTGTGCGGGACTTAGCTTATATTTCAATGTCGACAACATGTTCGGCGATACGATGACAACTGTCGAACTTGATCATGCTCGAATAATGATGCTTATACTGATCTTCAACCTAGCATTCACGTTTCCAATGAGCATTTTTGGGTCCATCATAAGTGCTTATGAGAGATTCATATTCCCTAAGATTATCAATATTATTAGAATCTGCCTCAATACTGTAATAATGATAGTCTTGCTTAATATGGGCTACAAGGCAATAGCAATGGTGTCTTTGATGACAATTTTCAATGTTCTGACTCTTGTCATCAACTACATTTATTGTAAGAAGATTCTTCATATAAAGATAAAGTATAGCAAATTCCAATGGGGCTTCTTAGCTGAGGTTTCAGTCTATTCCCTTTGGATTTTCCTGAATGCAATTATGGATAAGGTATATTGGAGTACTGGTCAATTCGTTTTAGGAGCCGTGGCTGGTACCGTTGCTGTTTCTGTATTTGCCGTTGCCATTCAATTACAGAGTATGTACCTACAGTTCTCTACAGCCATATCATCTGTATTCCTCCCTAAGGTAACAAGTATGGTGACACTTAATGCGAACGATGAGGAACTCTCAGAATTGTTTATCAGAACAGGTCGCATACAGAATCTTATTATGAGCTTCATACTTTTTGGTTTCATAGTTTTCGGCCAGCAGTTTCTTAATCTATGGGCCGGCGAAGGCTATTCAGACGCTTATTATATGACCCTTGCGTTCTTCATCTCGTTATATATACCATTAATCCAGAATATGGGCATCACGATACTTCAGGCTCGTAACCAAATGAAGTTCCGTAGCCTATTATATATTGTAATTGCATTTTTGGCATTAATTTTCGAGGTTATATTTGCAAAATTGTGGGGCGGTATAGGTTGCGCTATTGCTGTTTCTGTTGCTTTGTTGATAGGACAAGGTCTTATCATGAATATCTACTATCAACGAGTACAGCGTCTTAATATAATAAAATTCTGGAAGGAAATAATTAAGATTGATTTTATACCATTCATTATAACTGCCGTATCATTCTATATTACAAGATGTGTTATCACTATTGATGGATGGAGGATGTTGGCTCTTGGCGTTATCGTTTATGGTGTATTGTATATCTCATTCCTGATTCCTTTTGGAATGAATTCTTATGAGAAAAACCTTCTTTTAAAACCTGTTATTAAGAAATTGAAAAATGATAGAGATTAA
- a CDS encoding Coenzyme F420 hydrogenase/dehydrogenase, beta subunit C-terminal domain, producing the protein MIEIKDKHNCCGCSSCVQACPKLCISFEEDEYGFRYPLVNKDLCIECGLCEKVCPCLSPKESKYPLKVYAAINPNEKVRLQSSSGGVFSMLAESVIDEGGVVFGARFDENWEVIHDYTETKEGLEAFRGSKYVQSRIGKTYQQAMHFLKKGRKVLFTGTSCQIAGLKLFLRKEYDNLITVDVVCHGVPSPLVWREYLKALTERPKDVAGKNSVLPSLKDKHVITGISFRDKTTGWKKFGFVIRGKSASMADQNSVLSSNINEDDIILHETLDKNLYMQIFLKNLCLRPSCCNCPSKAGKCMSDLTIADYWGVANFNNNWDDDKGTSVVCLYTKTGVSAIEAINVSKIETKYEHVLKNNPCFEHSVVETKYVSIFWELFTKNRLQDITLVLDCFKPSHLSKITCCLRRFLSSIKSIIVRK; encoded by the coding sequence ATGATAGAGATTAAAGACAAACATAATTGCTGTGGTTGTTCTTCCTGCGTACAGGCTTGTCCAAAACTATGCATAAGTTTCGAAGAAGACGAATATGGATTTAGGTATCCTCTCGTAAATAAGGACTTGTGCATTGAATGTGGGCTTTGCGAAAAAGTATGTCCTTGCCTATCACCAAAAGAATCTAAATATCCCCTCAAGGTATATGCTGCAATAAATCCTAATGAAAAAGTTCGCCTACAATCTTCTTCAGGCGGTGTTTTTTCAATGCTTGCAGAGAGTGTAATAGATGAAGGCGGAGTTGTCTTTGGGGCTCGTTTTGATGAGAACTGGGAGGTGATACATGACTACACTGAAACAAAAGAAGGTCTTGAAGCTTTTCGAGGATCTAAATATGTTCAAAGTCGTATTGGTAAAACATATCAGCAAGCAATGCATTTTCTAAAGAAAGGCAGAAAAGTTCTTTTTACTGGTACCTCATGCCAAATTGCAGGTTTGAAGTTGTTTTTACGTAAGGAATATGACAATCTTATCACAGTTGATGTAGTCTGCCACGGAGTACCAAGTCCGCTAGTATGGCGAGAGTATCTAAAGGCGTTAACAGAACGTCCGAAGGACGTCGCTGGAAAAAATTCGGTTTTGCCTTCTCTAAAAGACAAACACGTGATAACGGGAATATCTTTTAGAGATAAGACAACTGGCTGGAAAAAATTCGGTTTTGTCATCCGGGGAAAATCCGCCTCTATGGCGGATCAAAATTCGGTTTTGTCATCCAATATAAATGAAGATGATATTATCTTACATGAGACTCTTGATAAGAATCTATACATGCAGATCTTTTTGAAGAATTTATGTCTTCGACCTTCGTGTTGTAATTGCCCTTCAAAAGCGGGTAAATGTATGAGCGATTTAACAATAGCCGATTATTGGGGAGTGGCTAATTTCAATAATAATTGGGATGATGATAAGGGGACTTCAGTTGTTTGTCTATATACGAAAACGGGAGTTAGTGCCATAGAGGCTATAAATGTCAGTAAAATTGAAACAAAATATGAACATGTATTGAAAAACAATCCTTGCTTTGAGCATAGTGTTGTCGAAACAAAATATGTATCTATCTTTTGGGAATTATTTACCAAAAATAGATTACAAGATATAACGTTAGTATTAGATTGTTTCAAACCGTCTCATTTAAGCAAAATCACTTGTTGTTTGAGAAGATTTTTGTCAAGCATAAAAAGTATCATTGTTAGAAAATGA
- a CDS encoding polysaccharide pyruvyl transferase family protein encodes MNIVIITQPLTTNYGGILQNYALQKTLSILGHHPITVDYGKVTWFEYFHNLASYIKAGAKGSRPETPITTTQKETGFRSFVNRYINTSKRTTRIDWSIFDAESLDAVIVGSDQVWRPSYNYDINAMFLAPLQNKSIKKITYAASFGTAEWEFNEHQTETCANLIKSFTGVSVREKDGVELCRAHLCVDAKLVLDPTLLLLKEDYLAVCSNVMKHEPFVFAYILDEDASKLKEIVEFAKSKNLPYIIKSAGPNVKENDTVEQWLSYFRDAKYIIADSFHGTVFSIIFNKDFMVYRNDSRGNSRFQTLLECFSLSDRLVNSIPNDWHEINWKKVNEHHDFVKDESIYWLKNQLSK; translated from the coding sequence ATGAATATAGTTATAATAACACAACCACTAACCACAAACTATGGTGGTATACTGCAAAATTACGCTCTGCAAAAGACACTATCCATATTAGGTCATCATCCGATAACCGTCGACTATGGAAAGGTTACATGGTTTGAGTATTTTCATAATCTTGCGAGTTACATTAAGGCCGGTGCAAAAGGTTCGAGACCCGAAACTCCTATAACAACAACACAAAAAGAGACGGGTTTTCGTTCGTTTGTCAATCGGTATATCAATACCAGCAAAAGAACGACTCGAATTGATTGGAGTATTTTTGATGCAGAAAGTTTAGATGCAGTTATCGTAGGAAGCGATCAAGTTTGGAGACCTTCTTACAACTACGACATCAACGCTATGTTTTTAGCACCTCTTCAGAATAAGAGTATAAAAAAAATTACCTATGCAGCTTCATTTGGTACAGCAGAATGGGAATTCAACGAGCATCAAACTGAAACGTGTGCCAATTTGATTAAATCGTTTACAGGAGTGTCTGTTCGTGAAAAAGATGGCGTTGAACTATGTCGAGCTCACTTATGTGTTGATGCAAAACTGGTTTTGGACCCCACATTGCTTTTGTTAAAAGAAGATTATCTTGCGGTTTGTTCTAATGTAATGAAGCATGAACCATTTGTATTTGCGTACATTCTAGATGAAGATGCGTCAAAGCTTAAAGAGATTGTAGAATTTGCTAAGTCTAAGAATCTTCCATATATCATAAAGAGCGCTGGTCCTAACGTGAAAGAAAATGATACTGTGGAACAGTGGCTATCATATTTTAGAGATGCAAAATACATCATTGCCGATTCGTTTCATGGGACAGTTTTCTCTATCATTTTTAATAAAGATTTTATGGTATATAGAAATGATTCGAGGGGAAATAGCAGATTCCAGACATTATTAGAATGTTTTTCTTTGTCAGACCGGTTGGTGAATAGTATTCCAAATGATTGGCATGAAATCAATTGGAAGAAAGTGAACGAGCACCATGATTTTGTCAAAGATGAATCTATATATTGGTTAAAAAATCAGTTATCAAAATGA
- a CDS encoding glycosyltransferase family 2 protein, whose product MTFSIIIPLYNKEAYIKKTLESVLAQTYKEFEVIVVNDGSKDNSLQEAKKVSDPRIRVIDKQNGGVSSARNRGIAEAKNEWICFLDADDIMYPNCLDEYRKLHTEFPEIMVLCASIDVNIKKYPNQEKRYIVSNYYKANVYSEMRTGISLLCTDCICINKECLAEVGVFNPQYTHGEDLNLWDRLQEKYKFAKSEVAVAYYDMGAINRSDAVKINPNSHFQPDEFIKKPRISAPLYKHIIYGSKMFYKALSTSTNKQALKTCLRNIYFISAFVLVKSFVRLGIISDRGNV is encoded by the coding sequence ATGACATTTTCAATAATAATTCCTTTGTATAACAAAGAGGCTTATATTAAGAAAACATTAGAGTCCGTATTAGCTCAAACCTATAAGGAGTTTGAAGTTATTGTCGTTAATGATGGTTCAAAGGATAATAGTTTACAAGAGGCAAAAAAAGTCTCCGATCCCAGAATACGAGTTATTGATAAACAGAATGGGGGTGTGTCTAGTGCACGTAACCGAGGAATAGCAGAAGCAAAAAATGAATGGATTTGCTTCTTAGATGCAGATGATATAATGTATCCAAACTGTCTTGATGAATATAGAAAGCTTCATACTGAATTCCCAGAAATAATGGTCCTTTGTGCCTCTATAGATGTAAACATCAAGAAGTATCCGAACCAAGAAAAAAGATACATTGTTTCTAATTATTATAAGGCAAATGTATATTCAGAAATGCGTACGGGAATATCCTTGTTATGCACAGATTGTATTTGTATAAACAAGGAATGTCTTGCAGAAGTTGGTGTATTTAATCCTCAATATACACATGGGGAGGATCTGAACCTTTGGGATAGACTCCAGGAAAAATACAAATTTGCAAAGTCTGAAGTAGCTGTTGCATATTATGATATGGGAGCCATAAATCGATCTGATGCTGTGAAGATAAATCCAAATTCACATTTCCAACCTGACGAGTTTATCAAAAAGCCTAGAATATCTGCCCCTTTATACAAACATATTATATATGGGAGTAAGATGTTCTACAAGGCTTTGTCTACTTCAACAAATAAACAAGCTTTAAAGACTTGTTTAAGGAATATCTATTTTATCTCAGCATTTGTGTTAGTTAAGAGTTTTGTAAGATTGGGTATTATTTCGGATAGAGGTAACGTATGA
- a CDS encoding glycosyltransferase → MTKKKILFLAPSLAIGGAERVMVNLLKKLDLEKYDVTVCLFANYGSYYNELPKQIHVTYLFSNVFLSRTITWIETKLHVRHLINLVCRLKIKGHYDAGICFSDGLLTNTLVATRSSYDKLIAWVHSCYLAQSDLRAFYSNKQNAQKLLDTRYKYIDEVVCVSTQSHNEFNEIFNCEQKSRVIYNLFDANTIELKAKEFSPKYNQPQEKLRVVSIGRLVGVKKLSRLLEAKKLLQDEGVDFALDLVGDGPETMVLKAFVDEHHLMDVTFWGFQNNPYPYLAKADILALTSESEAFPTVLIEAMLLSKPIVSTKCSGCIEITDNGKSGLLCEHDPKDIAEKLKQMLSSKALREKMALLGHERVKFFSEEKTLKDFDQLINIK, encoded by the coding sequence ATGACTAAGAAAAAGATATTGTTTCTTGCTCCTTCGCTTGCAATAGGTGGTGCGGAAAGAGTTATGGTCAATCTATTGAAGAAACTGGATTTGGAGAAGTATGATGTTACCGTATGTTTGTTTGCAAATTACGGTAGTTATTACAACGAGTTGCCAAAACAAATACATGTCACATATCTGTTCTCCAACGTATTCCTTTCTCGCACAATCACATGGATTGAGACAAAGCTCCATGTCCGTCATCTGATAAATCTTGTATGTAGACTAAAAATCAAAGGACACTATGATGCAGGTATATGTTTCTCGGATGGTTTGCTGACTAATACGTTGGTTGCCACTCGAAGTAGCTATGACAAGCTGATTGCCTGGGTACATTCATGCTATCTTGCTCAATCAGATTTAAGAGCTTTCTATTCTAACAAGCAGAATGCTCAGAAACTCTTGGATACTCGATACAAGTATATTGACGAAGTGGTTTGTGTGAGTACACAATCACACAATGAATTTAATGAAATATTCAATTGTGAACAGAAATCAAGAGTAATTTATAATCTGTTTGATGCAAATACTATAGAGCTGAAAGCGAAAGAGTTTTCACCAAAGTACAATCAGCCGCAAGAAAAGCTTCGTGTAGTGTCAATAGGTCGATTGGTCGGAGTAAAGAAGTTGTCCCGACTGCTGGAAGCAAAGAAACTATTGCAAGATGAAGGAGTTGATTTTGCACTTGATCTTGTTGGTGATGGTCCTGAAACGATGGTGTTAAAGGCGTTTGTTGATGAACATCACCTAATGGATGTTACATTCTGGGGCTTTCAAAATAACCCTTATCCTTATTTGGCTAAAGCTGATATTCTGGCATTAACATCTGAGTCTGAAGCTTTCCCAACAGTGCTGATTGAAGCTATGCTTCTGAGCAAACCCATTGTCTCAACTAAGTGTAGCGGATGCATAGAAATAACGGATAATGGAAAGTCCGGCCTTCTTTGTGAGCATGATCCAAAGGATATTGCGGAGAAGCTGAAGCAAATGCTATCATCGAAAGCGCTAAGGGAGAAAATGGCTTTATTAGGCCATGAAAGAGTAAAGTTTTTCAGCGAGGAGAAAACATTAAAAGATTTTGATCAATTAATTAACATTAAATAA
- a CDS encoding glycosyltransferase family 2 protein: MNNPKVCVIMPVYNGEKTIRLALDSLLAQTYTNWECVITNDGSTDDTGEILSRLTDPRFKVIQLEKNVGRGAARQACLDHAEGQYLCYLDADDFYHKEKILEQVKVMEADSSIGMVACGLLAFDDNYEPINIRGVVNKDISGFSDGNPLPVVLPTAMIRLPKALSVKYNSNLNAGEDLDYFSQYLNGGRFVNIDKVLLYYYTGTTTKQKVLSYTWNDIKRGLYLIKRKPLNGIKVAMINVFKYLAYAILIPIFGLDYFIQRRGRQFTEEQAATYRLTLKKLQDEKTTL; encoded by the coding sequence ATGAACAACCCCAAAGTATGCGTCATTATGCCTGTGTATAATGGAGAAAAAACAATAAGATTAGCATTAGATTCTCTGCTTGCGCAAACATATACCAATTGGGAATGTGTTATCACAAATGACGGTTCTACCGATGACACAGGTGAGATCCTAAGCCGTTTGACAGACCCTCGATTTAAAGTAATCCAGCTTGAAAAAAACGTAGGTCGAGGTGCAGCACGTCAGGCATGCTTAGATCATGCAGAAGGTCAATACCTTTGCTATCTGGATGCGGACGATTTCTACCACAAGGAAAAAATCCTTGAGCAGGTTAAGGTTATGGAGGCAGACAGTAGTATTGGTATGGTTGCCTGTGGTCTTCTTGCTTTTGATGACAACTATGAACCCATCAATATTCGTGGGGTAGTCAATAAAGACATTTCAGGCTTTAGTGATGGCAATCCATTACCGGTAGTTCTGCCAACTGCTATGATTCGCTTGCCAAAAGCCCTCTCGGTGAAATACAATTCAAATCTTAATGCAGGAGAGGATTTAGACTATTTTTCACAATATCTGAATGGTGGCCGTTTTGTAAATATCGACAAAGTGCTTCTTTATTACTATACAGGAACCACCACAAAACAGAAAGTGCTCTCCTACACATGGAACGATATAAAAAGAGGGCTCTATCTGATTAAAAGAAAACCGTTAAACGGCATTAAGGTGGCGATGATTAATGTTTTCAAGTATCTGGCATACGCTATTTTGATACCTATTTTCGGTTTAGATTACTTCATTCAGCGGAGAGGTCGCCAGTTTACAGAAGAACAGGCTGCCACATATCGCTTAACCCTAAAGAAACTGCAAGATGAAAAGACTACTTTATAA
- a CDS encoding acyltransferase: protein MKRLLYNIISVIYTFPKLCLIKLFHWNQLSFHLIERFSPNVDIFYIGRGKMGFGKKVRAHSGCKFRVIKNGVITIDDSATFNYGCMLTARDEIHIGAGVEFGPNVLIYDHDHDFRADGGLKANKFKIGKIQIGENSWIGANTVILKNTIIGKNCVIGAGCVLTNCNIPDNSIVVQRRETEIKPYQLNK from the coding sequence ATGAAAAGACTACTTTATAATATCATATCGGTTATTTATACCTTTCCTAAGTTATGCTTGATAAAGTTGTTTCATTGGAACCAATTGAGCTTTCATCTTATTGAGCGCTTTTCTCCAAATGTAGACATCTTCTATATTGGCAGAGGTAAAATGGGATTTGGGAAAAAAGTACGTGCTCATTCGGGATGCAAGTTCAGAGTGATTAAAAATGGTGTAATAACCATTGATGATTCAGCCACATTCAACTATGGATGTATGCTTACCGCTCGAGATGAGATACATATAGGAGCTGGTGTGGAATTCGGCCCTAATGTCCTAATCTACGATCACGATCATGATTTTCGTGCTGATGGAGGACTGAAAGCCAATAAATTCAAAATCGGCAAAATACAAATTGGGGAGAACTCCTGGATAGGTGCCAATACCGTCATCCTTAAGAACACTATCATTGGAAAGAACTGTGTTATTGGCGCCGGATGTGTACTTACCAACTGTAACATTCCAGACAACTCGATCGTAGTACAGAGAAGAGAAACTGAAATAAAACCATATCAATTGAACAAATGA
- a CDS encoding glycosyltransferase family 4 protein, with the protein MKKILFFATIHKHFLAFHIPYIKWFKDHGYEVHVAANGMEGVPVPYADNQFEICVERNPFKLANITACKQLKKLIEDEHYEMVTCHTAMGGVIARLAGKDARKKWGLKMLYTAHGFHFFKGAPKKYWMMYYPMEKFLSRYTDAIITINQGDYDMVNTHGFKNKYTFKIPGIGINTERLILADEDMKQNLRKEYGYKQDEFLMIYIAEYIPRKNHKFLIDTLPDLIKIAPKTKYLFAGKGRDMELTKQYAIDKGVAGHIDFLGFRKDIGQLIALSDIGVSASKQEGLGLNLAEEMFAGKPVVASMDRGHKEMIIHSDNGFLFEQGNKDQYLASVASLYGNKENIQKMGARAYETIQKFKLDSSLKSMEEIYKQFL; encoded by the coding sequence ATGAAAAAGATATTGTTTTTTGCAACAATCCATAAGCATTTCCTTGCATTCCATATTCCTTATATTAAGTGGTTTAAGGATCATGGTTATGAAGTTCATGTAGCAGCAAACGGTATGGAAGGAGTTCCCGTGCCGTATGCGGATAATCAGTTTGAAATTTGTGTTGAGCGCAATCCTTTCAAGTTAGCCAACATTACTGCATGTAAACAACTTAAGAAACTCATTGAGGATGAGCACTACGAGATGGTTACATGTCATACTGCCATGGGTGGCGTAATAGCCCGACTGGCCGGTAAGGACGCACGTAAAAAGTGGGGATTGAAGATGCTCTATACTGCTCACGGATTCCATTTCTTCAAGGGCGCACCAAAGAAGTATTGGATGATGTATTATCCGATGGAGAAGTTCCTTTCTCGTTATACTGATGCTATCATTACCATCAATCAGGGAGATTATGATATGGTTAATACCCATGGTTTCAAAAACAAATATACGTTTAAGATTCCTGGAATTGGCATCAATACTGAACGCCTGATTCTTGCGGATGAGGATATGAAGCAAAACTTGCGTAAGGAGTATGGATATAAGCAGGATGAGTTTCTTATGATATATATTGCCGAATATATTCCGAGAAAGAATCATAAATTCCTCATTGATACCCTTCCTGACCTGATCAAAATAGCTCCTAAGACAAAATACCTGTTTGCTGGTAAAGGGCGAGACATGGAGTTAACCAAGCAATATGCTATTGATAAAGGTGTTGCAGGCCATATCGATTTTCTTGGTTTTCGTAAGGATATCGGACAGTTAATTGCGTTAAGTGACATTGGTGTTTCGGCAAGTAAGCAGGAAGGTCTTGGCCTTAATCTAGCAGAAGAGATGTTTGCAGGTAAGCCGGTAGTTGCAAGCATGGATAGAGGTCATAAGGAGATGATTATCCATAGCGACAATGGATTCCTATTTGAACAAGGCAATAAGGATCAATACTTGGCTTCCGTGGCTTCACTTTATGGTAATAAGGAAAACATCCAGAAGATGGGCGCAAGGGCATACGAGACGATCCAAAAGTTCAAGCTCGACTCTTCGTTAAAATCTATGGAAGAAATCTATAAACAGTTTCTATAA
- a CDS encoding serine acetyltransferase, producing MKDIIIYGAGGFGKEIACLLRHINEAKPTWNLIGYLDDNQACWGQQVSHFGTCLGGIDFLNNYPSEIAVILGMGSSNAVRAVREKITNPHVSFPNIIHPTFRINDPETFKIGEGNIIQSLCIVTCDVTMGNFNVLNGAITLGHDVVIGDYNTIMPGVRISGETKVGEHNFFGVGSIVLQQLKIGNRVRLSAGSVLMTKPKDGMLYMGNPAKKTEL from the coding sequence ATGAAGGATATAATAATATATGGTGCAGGCGGTTTCGGTAAGGAAATAGCTTGTCTTTTGCGTCATATCAATGAGGCCAAACCTACATGGAATCTTATAGGCTACCTCGACGATAATCAAGCCTGTTGGGGGCAGCAGGTATCGCATTTCGGCACATGTCTGGGAGGTATAGACTTTCTTAATAATTATCCAAGCGAAATTGCAGTAATCTTGGGTATGGGAAGTTCCAATGCTGTTAGAGCTGTACGCGAAAAGATAACCAACCCGCACGTCAGTTTCCCTAACATTATACACCCTACCTTTAGAATCAATGACCCAGAAACTTTTAAGATTGGAGAGGGCAACATTATTCAGAGTCTCTGTATAGTAACTTGCGATGTTACTATGGGTAATTTCAACGTCCTGAATGGAGCTATTACCTTAGGTCATGATGTTGTGATAGGTGACTATAATACAATCATGCCTGGTGTTCGCATCTCTGGCGAGACAAAAGTTGGCGAACACAATTTCTTTGGCGTGGGATCAATTGTATTGCAGCAATTGAAAATTGGCAACAGGGTTCGTCTGTCTGCAGGTAGTGTATTGATGACAAAGCCTAAGGATGGTATGCTATACATGGGAAATCCTGCAAAAAAAACTGAACTATAA
- a CDS encoding acyl carrier protein — MKSLDEFVELFAEQFDDTDASVFTASTVFHDIEEWSSLIGLSVIAMVDEEFDVTLKGDDVRTSVTVEDMYNKVVAKL; from the coding sequence ATGAAATCATTAGATGAATTTGTAGAGCTCTTTGCAGAGCAGTTTGACGACACAGATGCAAGCGTATTCACAGCAAGTACTGTATTCCATGACATAGAGGAGTGGTCTTCTCTGATCGGTCTGTCTGTCATTGCAATGGTTGACGAAGAGTTCGACGTAACTCTCAAGGGTGACGATGTTCGCACTTCTGTAACCGTTGAGGATATGTACAACAAAGTAGTAGCAAAGCTGTAA
- a CDS encoding ketoacyl-ACP synthase III, producing MAYLEIKNVRIAGISAGAPKQTICNLNLQNLSKDYDAAAFVETTGVYERHVDDLTVSDLCIPAAEKLIADLGWSKDEIDAVVFVSQHADYILPATSCIIQNKLGLSKECFAEDIALGCSGWVYGLSNVCSLVSTGNIKKALLMNGDAKKRIKCEDALFGFAGTVTALEYKEGAESFKFHLGTDGSGYDAIIIPDGGARNQVSAKSFDLEEIDGRKYTRLESRMKGMDVFSFGISTAPKSVKKLAEHFQFDYQECDYLLLHQANMKMNNMIAKKLKFAPEKVPSSMYNFGNTSSASIPLTIVTQLKERAAVETKYVCCGFGVGLSWGTVTFKTECIVLSDLVLVEKDEEAQWV from the coding sequence ATGGCATACTTAGAGATTAAGAATGTTAGGATCGCCGGCATTAGTGCCGGTGCTCCTAAACAAACCATTTGCAATCTGAATCTGCAGAACCTCTCTAAAGATTACGATGCTGCAGCTTTTGTTGAAACCACAGGTGTCTATGAGCGTCATGTTGACGATTTGACAGTCTCAGACCTCTGCATTCCTGCTGCCGAAAAACTGATTGCTGATCTTGGTTGGAGTAAAGATGAAATTGATGCTGTAGTGTTCGTTTCTCAGCATGCCGATTACATCCTGCCCGCTACATCGTGTATCATTCAGAATAAATTAGGGTTATCAAAAGAGTGCTTTGCAGAAGATATTGCTTTGGGTTGTTCAGGATGGGTTTATGGTTTGAGTAACGTTTGTTCATTGGTCTCTACCGGCAACATTAAGAAGGCTCTTCTCATGAATGGTGACGCCAAGAAGCGCATCAAGTGCGAAGATGCTTTGTTTGGATTTGCAGGTACGGTAACTGCTCTTGAATATAAAGAAGGTGCCGAAAGCTTCAAGTTCCATCTTGGTACTGATGGCAGTGGTTATGACGCTATCATTATTCCTGATGGTGGTGCCCGCAATCAGGTTAGCGCAAAGTCCTTCGATCTGGAAGAAATAGATGGACGTAAATATACACGCCTTGAGTCTCGTATGAAGGGTATGGATGTATTCTCGTTCGGTATTTCAACAGCTCCAAAGTCAGTAAAGAAGTTGGCCGAACATTTCCAGTTTGACTATCAGGAGTGCGACTATCTCTTGCTGCATCAGGCTAACATGAAGATGAACAACATGATTGCTAAGAAACTGAAGTTCGCACCGGAGAAGGTACCTTCAAGTATGTATAACTTTGGCAACACATCATCTGCTTCTATTCCTTTGACTATTGTGACTCAACTCAAAGAGAGGGCAGCTGTCGAGACCAAGTATGTCTGCTGTGGTTTCGGAGTAGGACTTTCATGGGGTACCGTTACATTCAAGACAGAGTGCATAGTTTTGTCAGACCTTGTGTTGGTTGAAAAAGACGAGGAGGCTCAGTGGGTATGA